From [Clostridium] symbiosum, a single genomic window includes:
- a CDS encoding RsmB/NOP family class I SAM-dependent RNA methyltransferase, whose amino-acid sequence MDYRELPADFLEKMRGLLKDEFEEYLACFSEPPHYGLRVNRLKCPPGEFAAACGWELSPVPWIDNGFYYDKELKPARHPWYYAGLYYLQEPSAMTPASLLPVTPGDRVLDLCAAPGGKSTELAAKLMGQGLLFSNDISNSRAKALLKNLERFGAGNICVSSETPEKLSMRFGEFFDKILIDAPCSGEGMFRRDSDMVKSYREKGPDYYSEIQYGIVTEAVKMLRPGGMLLYSTCTFDEKENEGTIRRLLSEHGDMHPVPLEKREGFAPGIGIPECVRLFPHKIRGEGHFIALLKKDGEENMPAGAGQSEKISARGGNGWPKELEPVRDFLNMTKADWEPERLYQVGDTVYYLPEPFSGKGKAYLKNVRYLRTGLLLGELKKGRFEPSQALAMFLKAEQFKDSFHMASEDERVIRYLKGETVQLTEDEVTAGKGWCLVCVDGWPLGFAKRQGGILKNKYYPGWRWQ is encoded by the coding sequence TTGGACTACAGAGAACTTCCGGCTGATTTTCTGGAAAAGATGAGAGGCCTTTTAAAAGACGAATTTGAGGAGTATCTGGCCTGTTTTTCGGAGCCTCCCCACTATGGGCTGAGGGTCAACCGGCTTAAATGTCCGCCCGGGGAATTTGCCGCGGCCTGCGGCTGGGAGCTTTCGCCGGTGCCCTGGATCGACAACGGTTTCTACTATGATAAGGAGTTAAAGCCGGCCAGGCATCCGTGGTATTATGCCGGCCTTTACTATCTGCAGGAACCGAGCGCCATGACACCGGCGTCACTTCTGCCGGTCACACCGGGGGACCGCGTCCTGGATCTCTGTGCGGCCCCCGGAGGAAAGAGCACGGAACTGGCCGCGAAGCTGATGGGCCAGGGCCTCCTTTTTTCCAATGATATCAGCAATTCCAGGGCAAAGGCGCTGCTCAAGAACCTGGAACGGTTTGGAGCCGGAAATATCTGTGTCTCCAGCGAGACGCCGGAGAAGCTTTCGATGCGGTTTGGGGAATTTTTCGACAAGATTCTGATCGACGCCCCCTGTTCCGGCGAGGGAATGTTCCGGCGCGACAGCGATATGGTCAAGAGCTACAGGGAGAAGGGGCCTGATTATTACAGTGAAATCCAGTATGGGATTGTCACGGAGGCCGTTAAGATGCTGCGTCCCGGAGGGATGCTCCTTTACTCAACCTGTACCTTTGATGAGAAGGAAAATGAGGGAACCATCCGGCGCCTGTTGAGTGAACACGGCGATATGCATCCGGTGCCGCTTGAAAAGCGGGAAGGATTTGCGCCGGGCATCGGGATACCGGAGTGTGTAAGGCTGTTTCCCCACAAAATACGCGGGGAAGGCCATTTTATCGCCCTCCTGAAGAAGGATGGGGAAGAAAATATGCCGGCCGGTGCCGGACAATCGGAAAAAATATCCGCCCGGGGAGGAAATGGCTGGCCGAAAGAGCTGGAACCGGTCCGCGATTTTCTCAATATGACAAAGGCGGACTGGGAACCGGAACGCCTGTATCAGGTCGGCGATACGGTATATTATCTGCCGGAGCCCTTTTCGGGGAAGGGGAAGGCGTATTTAAAGAATGTCCGCTATCTGAGGACAGGCCTTCTGCTGGGAGAATTGAAAAAAGGCCGTTTTGAACCGTCCCAGGCGCTTGCCATGTTCCTGAAGGCAGAGCAGTTTAAGGACAGCTTTCATATGGCCTCGGAGGATGAGCGGGTAATCCGCTATCTGAAGGGAGAGACGGTCCAGCTTACGGAGGATGAGGTCACGGCCGGAAAGGGCTGGTGCCTGGTCTGCGTGGACGGCTGGCCTCTGGGTTTTGCCAAACGCCAGGGCGGCATTCTCAAGAATAAATATTATCCTGGATGGAGGTGGCAGTGA
- a CDS encoding pseudouridine synthase: MAGTIRLDKFLAEMKKGTRSQVKEAIRKGRVLVDGAVCRESDYKFDPAAVSVCMDGEEVAFSSVEYFMLNKPQGVVSATEDNLHPTVISLIGDAKRKDLFPVGRLDIDTEGLLLITNDGKLAHELLSPKKHVDKVYFAKVKGKLREDVTEAFRNGITLADQTTVLPAELLIESSYEEDGEPVCEARLTIHEGKFHQVKRMFEAAGGQVVFLKRLSMGPLMLDPLLEPGESRPLTAEELKALRKS, translated from the coding sequence ATGGCCGGTACAATCAGGCTTGACAAATTTCTGGCGGAGATGAAAAAAGGGACGAGAAGCCAGGTGAAGGAGGCAATCCGCAAGGGGCGTGTGCTGGTGGATGGGGCAGTCTGCCGGGAGTCCGATTATAAATTTGACCCGGCTGCCGTGTCCGTTTGTATGGACGGAGAGGAAGTGGCTTTCTCTTCCGTCGAATATTTTATGCTTAATAAACCCCAGGGCGTCGTATCCGCGACGGAGGACAACCTGCATCCCACCGTCATTTCCCTGATAGGGGATGCGAAGAGGAAGGATCTCTTTCCGGTCGGACGGCTGGACATCGATACGGAGGGCCTTCTGCTGATCACAAATGACGGTAAACTGGCCCACGAACTCCTGTCACCGAAAAAGCATGTGGACAAGGTTTATTTTGCAAAGGTTAAGGGAAAACTGAGGGAAGACGTTACAGAGGCCTTCAGGAACGGAATTACGCTGGCAGACCAAACCACTGTACTTCCGGCAGAACTTCTGATAGAATCTTCTTATGAAGAAGACGGGGAACCGGTCTGTGAGGCCAGGCTCACGATCCATGAAGGAAAGTTTCATCAGGTTAAGAGAATGTTTGAGGCAGCCGGAGGACAGGTTGTCTTTTTGAAACGCCTCTCCATGGGGCCGCTGATGCTGGATCCGTTACTGGAACCGGGAGAGAGCCGTCCCTTGACCGCAGAGGAATTAAAGGCGCTTAGAAAGAGCTGA
- a CDS encoding HAD family phosphatase — translation MLEGKKAAIFDLDGTLVDSMWMWKAIDIEFLGRFGYGCPDDLQRAIEGMSFSETAAYFKERFALPMELDEIKDIWVKMSIDKYRHEVPLKPGAKAFLKELRGRGFKLGIATSNGRDMVDAVLGSLKVEPYFDVVTTACEVAAGKPAPDIYLKVSDTLKVSPQQCLVFEDIPAGILAGKRAGMTVCAVEDEFSLDLTQEKQSMADYYIKDYEELLMRETFQTQADR, via the coding sequence ATGTTAGAAGGAAAAAAAGCGGCAATATTTGATTTAGATGGAACGCTGGTGGATTCCATGTGGATGTGGAAGGCGATTGACATCGAATTTCTGGGGCGTTTCGGCTACGGCTGCCCCGACGATCTGCAGAGAGCCATCGAGGGGATGAGTTTTTCGGAGACGGCCGCCTATTTTAAGGAGCGCTTTGCACTGCCGATGGAACTCGATGAGATTAAGGATATCTGGGTTAAGATGTCCATAGATAAATACCGCCATGAAGTGCCGCTCAAACCGGGGGCAAAGGCGTTTTTAAAGGAATTGCGCGGACGCGGTTTCAAGCTGGGAATCGCCACCAGCAACGGACGGGACATGGTGGACGCGGTGCTTGGCTCTTTAAAAGTGGAGCCGTATTTTGACGTGGTGACGACGGCCTGCGAGGTTGCCGCCGGGAAACCTGCGCCCGACATTTACCTGAAGGTATCGGACACCCTGAAGGTGTCTCCACAGCAGTGCCTCGTATTTGAGGACATTCCGGCCGGAATTCTGGCGGGCAAGAGGGCCGGGATGACGGTCTGCGCGGTGGAGGATGAATTTTCACTCGACTTAACCCAGGAAAAACAGTCCATGGCGGACTATTACATAAAAGACTATGAGGAACTGCTTATGAGGGAAACGTTTCAAACACAGGCAGACAGATAA
- a CDS encoding YgiQ family radical SAM protein translates to MIHDYLPISRADMEKRGWEECDFIYVTGDAYVDHPSFGHAIISRILESHGYRVGIIAQPDWKDADSVQILGEPRLGYLVSAGNMDSMVNHYSVSKKRRAKDSYTPGGVMGKRPDYATVVYCNLIRSISKKPIIIGGIEASLRRLAHYDYWSGKMKRSILLDSQADLLSYGMGERSIVEIADALNSGIDIKDITFIDGTVYKADSLASVYDEVMLPSYKDLTGDKKEYAKSFYTQYSNTDPFSGKRLVEPYGEHLFVIQNPASKPLSEEEMDDVYALPYMRNYHPSYEAAGGIPAITEVKFSLISNRGCFGGCSFCALTFHQGRIVQTRSHESIVEEAKLLTQDPDFKGYIHDVGGPTANFRHPSCEKQMKAGVCPNKQCLFPKPCKNLNADHSDYIALLRKLRDIPKVKKVFIRSGIRFDYLLADPGHAFLKELCQYHVSGQLKVAPEHISDNVLKRMGKPENSVYRQFMKEYARMNEKLGMKQFLVPYLMSSHPGSTLTEAVELAEYLRDLGYMPEQVQDFYPTPSTLSTCMYYTGYDPRTMEKVYVPTNPHEKAMQRALIQYRNPKNYELVMEALKAAGRTDLIGFDKKCLIRPRQTGYQNYGRKKEDGKPDGRAGRRPDGKAAKPVKKKTIRNVHKKSGR, encoded by the coding sequence ATGATACATGATTATTTACCGATTTCAAGGGCAGATATGGAAAAACGCGGATGGGAAGAGTGTGATTTTATCTATGTGACGGGTGACGCCTATGTGGATCACCCGTCCTTTGGCCATGCCATTATCAGCCGTATCCTGGAATCACACGGTTACCGGGTGGGAATTATCGCCCAGCCGGACTGGAAGGACGCAGACAGTGTCCAGATTCTGGGAGAGCCGAGGCTGGGATACCTTGTTTCGGCCGGCAATATGGATTCCATGGTAAACCATTATTCCGTTTCCAAGAAAAGGCGCGCAAAGGATTCCTATACCCCCGGCGGCGTGATGGGTAAAAGACCCGATTACGCCACGGTTGTCTATTGCAACCTGATACGTTCCATATCAAAGAAACCGATTATCATCGGAGGAATCGAGGCCAGCTTAAGGCGCCTGGCCCACTACGATTACTGGTCGGGGAAAATGAAACGGTCGATTCTGCTGGATTCCCAGGCCGATCTGCTTTCCTACGGGATGGGCGAACGCTCCATTGTCGAGATTGCCGATGCGCTTAACAGCGGAATTGATATCAAGGATATTACGTTTATAGACGGGACGGTCTACAAGGCCGATTCACTGGCATCGGTGTACGATGAGGTGATGCTTCCCTCCTATAAAGATCTGACGGGGGATAAAAAAGAATACGCGAAAAGTTTTTATACACAGTACTCCAATACGGATCCCTTTTCGGGCAAACGTCTGGTGGAGCCATATGGGGAGCATCTCTTCGTGATCCAGAATCCGGCGTCGAAACCGCTCAGTGAAGAGGAGATGGACGATGTTTACGCCCTTCCTTATATGAGAAATTACCACCCTTCCTATGAGGCGGCGGGGGGGATTCCGGCCATCACCGAGGTGAAGTTCAGCCTGATCAGCAACCGCGGATGTTTCGGCGGCTGCAGTTTCTGCGCCCTGACCTTCCATCAGGGAAGAATTGTACAGACGAGGAGCCATGAATCGATTGTGGAGGAGGCAAAGCTTCTGACACAGGACCCCGATTTTAAGGGATATATCCACGACGTGGGCGGCCCGACGGCCAATTTCAGGCACCCGTCCTGCGAAAAACAGATGAAGGCGGGAGTCTGCCCGAATAAACAGTGCCTGTTTCCTAAACCATGTAAAAATTTAAACGCCGATCACAGCGACTATATTGCGCTGCTCAGAAAACTTCGTGATATACCGAAGGTTAAAAAGGTATTTATCCGCTCGGGCATCCGCTTCGATTATCTGCTGGCGGATCCGGGACATGCCTTTTTAAAGGAGCTGTGCCAGTACCATGTCAGCGGCCAGCTGAAAGTGGCCCCGGAGCATATTTCCGACAACGTGTTGAAGAGAATGGGAAAACCGGAAAACAGCGTATACCGGCAGTTTATGAAGGAATACGCGAGGATGAATGAGAAGCTGGGGATGAAACAGTTCCTTGTTCCCTATCTGATGTCCTCCCATCCCGGCTCGACGCTTACGGAGGCGGTGGAGCTGGCGGAATATCTGAGGGATCTGGGCTATATGCCGGAGCAGGTGCAGGATTTCTATCCGACGCCGTCCACGCTTTCCACCTGCATGTATTATACAGGATACGATCCGAGGACAATGGAGAAAGTCTATGTGCCGACCAATCCCCACGAGAAGGCAATGCAGAGAGCGCTGATCCAGTACAGGAACCCCAAGAACTATGAACTGGTCATGGAGGCCCTTAAGGCAGCCGGAAGAACCGATCTCATCGGCTTTGATAAAAAGTGCCTGATCCGGCCGAGACAGACGGGTTATCAGAATTACGGCAGAAAAAAAGAAGATGGGAAACCGGATGGAAGAGCCGGCAGAAGGCCGGACGGAAAAGCAGCCAAACCGGTAAAGAAAAAGACCATCAGGAATGTGCATAAAAAATCAGGAAGGTGA
- a CDS encoding SDR family NAD(P)-dependent oxidoreductase — translation MKIAIVTGASSGMGRETAVQLADRFAGFGEIWLVARRMDRLMELEKQLPVPVRKFAVDLTDETQLSELSEALRREQPDVKILVNASGYGKIGSVGSVALKDETGMVRLNCEALCVVTHMVLPYMSKNSRIIQYASSASFLPQPGFAVYAATKAFVLSYSRALGEELKKRGIYVTAVCPGPVKTEFFDIAETTGRIPLYKRLTMADPVKVVKLAVRDSLMGKPVSVYGFVMKSFRLMCKAVPHSLILKIMSCISPKQVVKPEEENESEKK, via the coding sequence ATGAAGATAGCAATAGTAACGGGAGCTTCCTCCGGCATGGGCCGGGAGACGGCGGTACAGCTGGCGGATCGCTTTGCCGGCTTTGGAGAAATCTGGCTGGTTGCCAGAAGAATGGACCGGCTTATGGAGCTGGAAAAACAGCTTCCGGTCCCGGTTCGGAAATTTGCGGTTGATCTCACGGATGAGACCCAGCTTTCCGAGCTTTCCGAGGCGCTTAGGAGGGAACAGCCGGATGTCAAAATTCTGGTGAATGCCTCCGGTTACGGAAAGATAGGCAGCGTCGGAAGCGTTGCATTAAAGGATGAGACGGGGATGGTGCGCTTGAACTGCGAGGCTCTCTGCGTCGTCACCCATATGGTTCTGCCTTATATGAGCAAAAACAGCCGAATTATCCAGTATGCGTCCTCGGCGTCCTTCCTGCCGCAGCCCGGCTTTGCCGTTTATGCGGCGACCAAGGCTTTTGTCTTAAGTTACAGCCGCGCCCTCGGTGAGGAACTTAAAAAGCGCGGTATCTATGTCACGGCGGTATGTCCGGGCCCGGTGAAAACCGAGTTTTTCGATATAGCGGAGACAACGGGACGTATTCCGCTCTACAAGCGCCTGACCATGGCGGATCCGGTGAAAGTGGTGAAGCTGGCGGTGCGTGACAGCCTGATGGGAAAGCCGGTCTCCGTCTACGGGTTTGTGATGAAAAGTTTCCGTCTGATGTGCAAGGCCGTGCCGCACAGTCTCATTCTTAAAATCATGTCATGCATTTCACCAAAACAGGTGGTAAAACCGGAAGAGGAGAACGAAAGTGAAAAAAAGTAA
- a CDS encoding O-linked GlcNAc transferase-like protein, translating to MKKSKKGEYGYRTSFKRKHIFLISILAAFIIAQLAARYFTDSQAVKNILTVMAVVTVLPAANLASPLVAIMKYKTPSREFYEKYSVYEEKFPMLYDMVLTTKDYVLPMDAVAVHPTGIYAYCINPRVNIQEAEKSLNDILVSQRLDPNMKITKELSTFDKRLKSLKPASEYEDDGSVEYAVNTMKSLCM from the coding sequence GTGAAAAAAAGTAAAAAAGGGGAGTACGGCTACCGTACCAGTTTTAAGAGAAAGCATATTTTCCTGATATCGATTCTGGCCGCGTTTATTATCGCTCAGCTTGCGGCCCGTTATTTTACGGACAGCCAGGCGGTTAAGAATATTCTGACCGTCATGGCCGTCGTCACGGTGCTTCCTGCCGCGAACCTGGCTTCACCGCTGGTGGCGATTATGAAATACAAGACACCGTCCAGGGAATTCTATGAAAAATACTCCGTCTATGAAGAGAAATTTCCGATGCTCTACGACATGGTGCTGACAACGAAGGACTACGTGCTGCCGATGGACGCCGTAGCGGTCCATCCGACCGGCATTTATGCCTACTGCATCAATCCCAGGGTGAATATCCAGGAGGCCGAAAAATCGTTAAATGATATCCTGGTGTCCCAAAGGCTGGATCCGAATATGAAAATCACTAAGGAACTGAGCACATTTGATAAAAGGCTTAAGAGCCTGAAACCGGCCTCCGAGTACGAGGACGACGGAAGTGTGGAGTACGCCGTCAACACGATGAAGAGCCTGTGCATGTAG
- a CDS encoding RluA family pseudouridine synthase: protein MQVVKITKNEAGQRLDKLLYKYLNLAGKSFIYKMLRKKNITLNGKKCDGSEKLSEGDEVKLFLSDETIEKFSEVKIQKVKKTKLDVVYEDNDIILINKPAGMLSQKAKDSDESLVEYLIDYLLDSGQLTGEEMRQFRPSVCNRLDRNTSGIVIAGKSLPGLQIMSKAIKERTIGKYYLCIVKGKVDGTKEISGFLKKDEKTNQVKVLNHEEKDALPIRTLYRPLLSDGKHTLLEVKLITGRSHQIRAHLASIGHPIAGDYKYGDPRLNAAVKEKYGVKSQMLHAWRLVMPSRMEEPLSGLSGREFTAKPPAEFDAMTTEMEKKQ from the coding sequence ATGCAGGTCGTAAAAATAACAAAAAACGAAGCCGGGCAGAGGCTCGATAAATTGCTTTACAAGTACCTGAATCTGGCGGGAAAAAGTTTTATCTACAAGATGCTGAGAAAGAAAAACATCACCCTGAACGGAAAAAAATGCGATGGCTCCGAGAAGCTTTCCGAGGGCGACGAGGTGAAGCTCTTTCTTTCCGACGAAACGATCGAAAAATTTTCCGAAGTAAAGATTCAAAAGGTGAAGAAGACAAAGCTCGACGTGGTATATGAGGACAATGATATTATCCTGATTAATAAACCGGCCGGAATGCTGTCCCAGAAAGCGAAGGACAGTGACGAATCCCTGGTGGAATATCTGATCGATTATCTTTTGGACAGCGGACAGCTTACCGGGGAAGAGATGCGCCAGTTTCGTCCATCCGTCTGCAACCGGCTGGACCGAAATACCAGCGGCATTGTCATAGCGGGTAAGTCGCTTCCCGGCCTGCAAATCATGTCGAAGGCCATTAAGGAGAGAACCATCGGGAAATACTATCTCTGTATCGTAAAGGGAAAAGTGGATGGGACGAAGGAAATCTCTGGTTTCCTGAAAAAAGACGAAAAGACCAACCAGGTAAAGGTTTTAAATCACGAAGAGAAGGACGCGCTGCCCATCAGGACGCTGTACCGTCCACTTTTAAGCGACGGTAAACATACACTTTTAGAGGTAAAGCTGATCACGGGGCGCTCCCACCAGATCAGGGCGCATCTGGCCTCCATCGGCCATCCGATCGCCGGGGATTACAAATACGGAGATCCGAGGCTCAATGCCGCCGTGAAGGAAAAATACGGTGTCAAATCCCAGATGCTCCATGCCTGGAGGCTCGTAATGCCGTCCCGGATGGAGGAGCCGCTGTCCGGTTTAAGCGGCCGGGAATTCACGGCAAAACCGCCCGCGGAGTTTGACGCGATGACGACGGAGATGGAGAAAAAGCAATAG
- a CDS encoding Holliday junction resolvase RecU, which produces MGTWNTRGLRGSTLEELINHTNDSYREKRLALIQKIPTPITPVSIDKESRHITMAYFDQKSTVDYIGAVQGVPVCFDAKECAVSTFPLQNVHAHQVAFMEEFEEQGGVAFIILYFTAKDEMYYVPFRELNRFWMRMQEGGRKSFTYDELDKSWKIRSYRDIYVNYLEPIQRDLEMRDEE; this is translated from the coding sequence ATGGGAACCTGGAATACAAGAGGCCTCCGCGGATCGACGCTGGAGGAGCTCATCAATCATACAAACGACAGTTATCGGGAAAAGAGGCTGGCGCTGATCCAGAAGATACCGACCCCGATCACGCCGGTCAGCATCGACAAGGAAAGCCGCCATATCACAATGGCCTATTTTGACCAGAAGAGCACAGTAGATTATATCGGCGCGGTCCAGGGGGTGCCGGTCTGTTTTGACGCCAAAGAATGCGCGGTGTCGACATTTCCCCTTCAGAACGTCCACGCCCATCAGGTTGCCTTCATGGAAGAATTCGAAGAACAGGGCGGCGTCGCCTTCATCATCCTTTATTTTACCGCAAAAGATGAGATGTACTATGTCCCCTTCCGGGAACTGAACCGGTTCTGGATGAGGATGCAGGAGGGGGGAAGAAAGAGCTTTACATATGACGAGCTGGATAAATCCTGGAAAATCAGGAGTTACCGCGATATCTACGTGAATTATCTGGAACCGATCCAGAGAGATTTGGAGATGAGAGATGAGGAATGA